The following coding sequences are from one Thamnophis elegans isolate rThaEle1 chromosome 5, rThaEle1.pri, whole genome shotgun sequence window:
- the C5H1orf87 gene encoding uncharacterized protein C1orf87 homolog: protein MASVRNLPYGFGANYETVIKIIGSKYVRCLVEKSDGKAKEIVKPEAQSMLQTSPLCNIRQRNGKFPDRNKPPNQQINNDVNIKSQNKDGMEKYTSKQTETNIIRSVDNKQLKPVNLYCVTAPGGDKSLSYIHSTKKPTFEAQNSKSFQQQGILPELTETKDDDDSLLVLLRKEFELHPISLTALASLNEELKEMDPRKSGFLSQVQLSTLLLKHDIPLQLPTVKLLFNRCSQANDQELIDYEKLIQLLTLQASSKMQHTLPEKNENKKNPSSWTSENTFLALKQILKEYNGELGFEKLIQSFLQEDQICSGLLSFPEVEDICQKHGLILHPGMMETLANLCDFGRRGRMQWKPFVELLKKVQTGMNPALLVCKRRTEEKTEDNSQIKEQYKLQTANPWNLYDASDSEDQEAWIDRFRKMEKALYLSDVKNTGKLEKEKAKRLIHNYNQIYDLCLSPLKIDKAFRPFHYGQDLPLQPLLQYLKEL, encoded by the exons ATGGCTTCAGTAAGAAATCTACCTTATGGATTTGGTGCAAATTACGAGACTGTAATAAAGATAATCGGGAGCAAATATGTCCGATGCCTTGTAGAGAAAAGTGATGG GAAAGCAAAGGAGATTGTGAAGCCTGAGGCACAGTCCATGCTCCAAACTTCACCTCTGTGTAATATAAGACAGAGAAATGGAAAATTTCCAGACCGCAATAAGCCACCTAATCAGCAAATCAATAATGATGTGAATATTAAATCTCAGAACAAAGATGGAATGGAAAAATATACATCCAAACAAACAGAGACAAATATTATCAGATCTGTGGACAACAAA CAACTGAAACCAGTAAATTTGTATTGTGTTACTGCACCCGGTGGAGATAAGTCTTTATCTTATATTCACTCTACCAAAAAACCAACTTTTGAAGCTCAGAATTCAAAATCATTTCAACAACAG GGCATTCTGCCAGAGTtaacagagacaaaggatgatgatgattctCTTCTAGTTCTGCTCAGAAAGGAATTTGAGCTGCATCCTATAAGTCTTACTGCTTTGGCCAGCCTGAATGAAGAACTCAAGGAGATGGATCCCAGGAAATCAGGATTTCTGTCTCAGGTCCAATTGAGCACACTGCTTCTCAAACATGATATCCCGCTACAATTACCAACCGTCAAACTGCTTTTCAACAGGTGTTCACAAGCTAATGACCAAGAACTG ATAGATTATGAAAAATTGATCCAGTTATTAACACTCCAGGCATCAAGCAAAATGCAACATACCCTTCCTGagaagaatgaaaataaaaagaatccaag CTCTTGGACATCAGAAAATACATTTCTGGCACTGAAGCAGATACTAAAAGAATACAATGGAGAGTTGGGTTTTGAAAAATTAATCCAGAGTTTTCTTCAAGAAGACCAGATTTGCTCAGGCCTTCTTTCATTTCCTGAG GTAGAGGATATTTGCCAGAAGCACGGACTAATTCTACATCCTGGGATGATGGAAACTTTGGCCAATTTATGTGACTTTGGTAGAAGAGGCAGAATGCA ATGGAAACCATTTGTAGAGTTGCTGAAGAAAGTTCAAACTGGAATGAATCCTGCTTTGCTTGTTTGTAAAA gaagaactgaggagaaaactGAAGATAATTCTCag ATTAAAGAACAGTATAAACTTCAAACAGCTAATCCATGGAATTTGTATGATGCCAGTGACTCTGAAGACCAAGAGGCCTGGATAGACCGATTCAGAAAAATGGAGAAAGCCCTTTATTTATCTGATGTCAAAAACACAG GCAagctggaaaaagaaaaggccaAACGTTTGATCCATAACTACAATCAAATTTATGACCTGTGCCTCAGTCCTCTAAAAATTGATAAAGCATTTCGGCCTTTTCATTATGGCCAAGACCTGCCACTGCAACCCTTACTACAATACTTGAAGGAGCTGTAA